One window from the genome of Candidatus Desulfarcum epimagneticum encodes:
- a CDS encoding conserved hypothetical protein (Evidence 4 : Unknown function but conserved in other organisms) produces the protein MISRRQLLRLSVLFSFCYPFANIRHFAEAEEREDGYPRTRALLERAYWSETTAHRHYDEYRKKALSEGYPNIAYLFHAFSVSEKIHSENFKKILLSFGDAFQERPVPVSSADTKSNLNAAAVKELQKINRFYPDIIKKMSFESHDQTVLNCMYSWKSHQQHEKIIRDIKKFSGLFFKPLAKKIEKMSPHYHVCDICGSTMDEKPELPCEICDYPVSHYKKIQRPV, from the coding sequence ATGATTTCGAGACGACAGCTGCTGCGACTTTCCGTTCTTTTTTCTTTTTGTTATCCATTCGCAAATATTAGACATTTCGCGGAGGCGGAAGAACGGGAGGACGGGTATCCCCGGACCCGGGCGCTGCTTGAAAGAGCCTATTGGTCGGAAACGACGGCGCACCGGCATTATGATGAATATCGCAAAAAAGCCCTGTCTGAAGGTTATCCCAATATCGCCTACCTGTTTCACGCCTTTTCAGTTTCCGAAAAAATTCATTCGGAGAATTTTAAAAAAATACTGCTTTCCTTCGGCGACGCGTTTCAGGAAAGACCCGTTCCCGTCTCTTCCGCCGACACCAAGTCCAACCTGAACGCCGCGGCCGTCAAAGAGCTTCAAAAGATAAACAGGTTTTATCCGGACATTATCAAAAAAATGTCATTTGAATCCCATGATCAGACCGTGCTCAATTGCATGTATTCGTGGAAATCACATCAGCAGCACGAAAAAATTATCCGCGATATCAAAAAATTTTCCGGTTTGTTTTTCAAACCGCTGGCAAAGAAAATTGAGAAAATGAGCCCCCATTATCATGTGTGTGACATTTGCGGCTCCACAATGGACGAAAAGCCGGAACTGCCCTGTGAAATTTGCGACTACCCGGTGTCTCATTACAAAAAAATTCAAAGACCGGTCTGA
- a CDS encoding conserved membrane hypothetical protein (Evidence 4 : Unknown function but conserved in other organisms) → MIANILNFLEKMDIKLFYIINRDWQNPFLDVFMPIMSNVKLFYIPMTLAWLFLIIKNDAKFRVAAVSALLLIAASENLSSAVLKPFFERPRPYHSQSEVHLYDRMRKTWSVTPPLKEVIRGQSNSLPSSHATNIFAGAVFFSFFFRKMWAFFYLIAGLVGYSRVYLGVHFPLDVVGGAAAGTACAMAFAWPSNSLIRFFKRRSFRKKRSEISP, encoded by the coding sequence ATGATTGCAAATATTTTAAATTTTTTGGAAAAAATGGATATCAAGCTGTTTTACATCATCAACCGGGACTGGCAGAATCCTTTTTTGGATGTGTTCATGCCCATCATGTCCAACGTCAAGCTGTTTTATATCCCCATGACGCTGGCCTGGCTTTTCCTGATCATTAAAAACGACGCCAAATTTCGGGTGGCGGCGGTTTCCGCGCTTCTTCTGATCGCCGCTTCGGAGAATCTCAGCTCGGCTGTGCTGAAGCCTTTTTTTGAGCGGCCCCGGCCCTATCACAGCCAGTCCGAGGTTCATCTTTATGACCGGATGAGAAAAACATGGAGCGTCACCCCGCCGCTGAAGGAGGTGATCCGGGGCCAGTCCAACTCCCTGCCGTCCTCCCACGCCACCAACATCTTTGCCGGCGCGGTTTTTTTCAGCTTTTTTTTCAGAAAGATGTGGGCGTTTTTTTATCTCATCGCCGGGCTCGTGGGATATTCCCGGGTTTACTTAGGGGTTCATTTCCCGCTGGATGTGGTCGGGGGGGCCGCGGCCGGAACGGCCTGCGCCATGGCGTTCGCCTGGCCGTCCAATTCCCTGATCCGTTTTTTTAAAAGACGGTCTTTTCGGAAAAAAAGGAGTGAGATATCCCCGTGA
- a CDS encoding conserved hypothetical protein (Evidence 4 : Unknown function but conserved in other organisms) has product MIKHMTHDASPPKTGKKIGLIAGSGQFPLIFAQKAKSGNFSVHAAAYVKEASPELEGLVDRIEWLHLGQLRRLIRFFKKNGVTEAVMMGAISKRKLFSDVKPDTKAISLIASCAVTHDDGVLRAFARALEKEGIKILPSTFLLPEILAPAGRWTKRKPSRSEKADIEVAWRLAKEIGRLDIGQCVVAEGGSVLAVEAIDGTDATIRRGGELGNGGAVVAKICKPNQDRRFDIPATGAGTIKTMHESGVRALAIEAGAAVVFDREEMLALADQWGISIVAR; this is encoded by the coding sequence TTGATTAAACATATGACACACGACGCCTCTCCCCCAAAAACAGGCAAAAAAATAGGCCTGATCGCGGGAAGCGGGCAGTTTCCCCTTATTTTCGCCCAAAAGGCGAAATCCGGGAATTTTTCCGTCCATGCCGCCGCCTATGTGAAGGAGGCGTCCCCTGAGCTGGAGGGCCTTGTGGACCGGATCGAGTGGCTTCACCTGGGCCAGCTTCGGAGGCTGATCCGTTTTTTTAAAAAAAACGGGGTGACCGAGGCCGTGATGATGGGCGCCATCTCCAAACGCAAACTGTTTTCCGATGTCAAACCCGACACAAAGGCCATTTCCCTCATCGCCTCATGCGCCGTCACCCATGACGACGGCGTGCTCAGGGCCTTTGCCCGGGCGCTTGAAAAGGAGGGGATTAAAATCCTTCCCTCCACCTTTCTGCTTCCCGAGATTCTGGCCCCGGCGGGTCGCTGGACAAAGCGCAAACCCTCCCGGTCGGAAAAGGCCGACATTGAAGTCGCTTGGAGACTGGCCAAGGAGATCGGCCGTCTGGACATCGGGCAATGTGTGGTGGCCGAGGGAGGATCTGTCCTGGCCGTGGAGGCCATTGACGGCACCGACGCCACCATCCGAAGGGGCGGGGAGCTGGGAAACGGCGGCGCGGTGGTGGCCAAAATCTGCAAGCCCAACCAGGACCGGCGCTTTGACATCCCCGCCACAGGCGCGGGCACCATTAAAACCATGCATGAGTCCGGGGTTCGGGCCCTGGCCATTGAAGCCGGGGCCGCCGTGGTGTTCGACCGGGAGGAAATGTTGGCCCTGGCCGATCAGTGGGGAATATCCATCGTGGCGCGCTGA
- the msbA gene encoding Lipid A export ATP-binding/permease protein MsbA: protein MSLFPSGKIKPRHRRLLRLVFEKRFKLFGAMLCSLAISLSTAGSAYLIKNVIDDIFVNKDVGMLKALPVVVLAMYFFRGIGIYGQDYFMSHIGESIIRRLRDDLYGRIMDLPLSFFHREKTGGLMSRITNDATVIRAMVSDAVKGSLRDFFTILFLTAVIFYREWELALFAIIILPAAFLPVVKFGRKVRRFTGGRQEALSDINVFLHETFAGNKIVKAFGMEKREKKRFFEKTRALFKIEIRTVIAKALSPAIMEALAGVGIAFIIGYGGYRVINGTSTAGTFFSFMAAVLMLYDPVKKLSRINNTIQEGMAAADRVFDIIETPREIKDPEKPALLPPGPHAVAFEDVSFKYQEKKVLKNIDLRAEPGEMVAIVGKSGAGKTTLVNMIPRFYDVFSGAIKIGGVDIRDMSLTSLRKQIAIVTQEPILFNDTIRNNIAYGAENPSDADVEKAAKSAYAYDFIQNFPDGFDTLAGELGARLSGGEKQRICIARALMKNAPILILDEATSSLDSSAERIVQKALDNLMKGRCAFVIAHRLSTVRNAHRIVAMEDGRIVEHGKHEELMAARGQYYELCRIQFKK, encoded by the coding sequence ATGAGCCTCTTCCCCTCGGGAAAAATAAAGCCCCGGCACCGACGCCTTCTGAGGCTGGTGTTTGAAAAGCGTTTCAAGCTGTTCGGGGCCATGCTGTGCAGCCTGGCCATCTCTCTGTCCACGGCCGGCTCCGCCTACCTGATCAAAAACGTCATTGACGATATTTTTGTCAACAAAGACGTCGGCATGCTCAAAGCCCTGCCCGTCGTGGTGCTGGCCATGTATTTTTTCCGGGGGATCGGGATTTACGGCCAGGACTATTTCATGAGCCACATCGGGGAAAGCATCATCCGCCGCCTCCGGGACGACCTGTACGGCCGGATCATGGACCTGCCGTTGTCTTTTTTCCACCGGGAAAAGACCGGGGGCCTGATGTCGCGCATCACCAACGACGCCACCGTGATCAGGGCCATGGTCTCAGACGCCGTCAAGGGCTCCCTTCGGGATTTTTTCACCATCCTGTTTCTCACCGCCGTGATTTTTTACCGGGAATGGGAGCTGGCGCTTTTCGCCATCATCATTTTGCCCGCCGCCTTTCTGCCGGTGGTGAAATTCGGCCGGAAGGTCCGCCGTTTCACCGGCGGCCGGCAGGAGGCCCTGTCGGACATCAACGTGTTTCTCCATGAGACATTCGCCGGAAACAAAATCGTCAAGGCGTTCGGCATGGAAAAGCGCGAGAAAAAGCGGTTTTTTGAAAAAACCCGGGCGCTGTTTAAAATCGAGATCCGGACCGTCATCGCCAAGGCCCTTTCCCCGGCCATCATGGAGGCGCTGGCCGGGGTGGGCATCGCCTTTATCATCGGCTACGGCGGCTACCGGGTCATCAACGGAACCTCCACGGCCGGCACCTTTTTTTCCTTCATGGCCGCCGTGCTCATGCTCTATGACCCGGTGAAAAAGCTCAGCCGCATCAACAACACCATCCAGGAGGGCATGGCCGCCGCCGACCGGGTGTTTGACATCATCGAAACCCCCCGGGAGATCAAGGACCCCGAAAAGCCGGCTCTCTTGCCGCCGGGTCCCCACGCCGTGGCCTTTGAGGACGTTTCGTTCAAATACCAGGAGAAAAAGGTCTTAAAAAACATCGATCTGCGGGCCGAGCCGGGGGAGATGGTGGCCATCGTGGGCAAAAGCGGCGCCGGCAAAACCACCCTGGTGAATATGATCCCCCGGTTTTACGATGTGTTCAGCGGCGCCATAAAGATCGGGGGGGTGGATATTCGGGACATGTCCCTGACGTCTTTGCGCAAACAGATCGCCATCGTGACCCAGGAGCCCATTTTGTTCAACGACACCATCCGGAACAATATCGCCTACGGGGCGGAAAATCCATCGGACGCGGATGTGGAAAAGGCCGCGAAATCGGCGTACGCATACGATTTTATACAAAATTTCCCCGACGGATTCGACACCCTGGCCGGGGAGCTGGGCGCCCGGCTTTCCGGGGGGGAAAAACAGCGGATCTGCATCGCCCGGGCGCTGATGAAAAACGCCCCGATCCTGATCCTGGATGAGGCCACCTCCTCTCTGGACTCAAGCGCGGAAAGGATTGTCCAGAAAGCCCTGGACAACCTTATGAAGGGCCGCTGCGCCTTTGTCATCGCCCACCGGCTTTCCACCGTGCGAAACGCCCACCGGATCGTGGCCATGGAAGACGGCCGCATTGTGGAGCATGGAAAACATGAGGAGCTGATGGCGGCCCGGGGGCAGTATTATGAGTTGTGCCGCATTCAGTTTAAAAAATAA
- a CDS encoding ATPase AAA, with amino-acid sequence MMDFLKEMILDFQDLELETGVPRRVDIETVPGKATICIGARRSGKSTFLFQLMSRLIEQGVDRRNILYLNFFDDRLRGLRHERPGIIAEAYFSLYPEKKNVEKIYCFFDEIQEIPDWEPFVDRLMRQEKCDVFITGSSARMLSREIATQMRGRALSWEIFPFSFQEFLDFKGIQSQGPLSAGKRLMIQKAFGEYWETGGFPEVAGLGRRLRVKIHQEYFNAMLFRDIVERHDISHPRAVADLARRLVDNAASLYSINRLAGYLKSLGHKAPKSAVSDYLSWFEDAYVLFTTRIFDASQARAAANPKKIYCVDHALATSISSGILLNSGHLLENLVFTTLRRLSPDIFYFKSKNGREVDFVVRRPDRSPALVQVCESMADPKTRKREIKALGEAMSELGIHSGTIVTRGEESQTRVESGEIRVTPAWRFLLEWS; translated from the coding sequence ATTTGCATCGGCGCGCGCCGCAGCGGAAAATCCACCTTCCTGTTTCAGCTCATGAGCCGCCTTATTGAACAGGGCGTTGACCGCCGGAACATTCTCTACCTGAACTTTTTTGACGACCGCCTGCGCGGTCTTCGGCATGAACGTCCGGGCATCATTGCGGAAGCGTATTTTTCCCTTTACCCGGAAAAAAAAAATGTTGAAAAAATCTATTGTTTTTTCGATGAGATACAAGAGATACCCGACTGGGAGCCTTTCGTTGACCGCCTGATGCGCCAGGAAAAATGCGACGTGTTCATCACCGGCTCATCCGCGCGAATGCTGTCCCGGGAGATCGCCACGCAGATGCGCGGCCGGGCGCTTTCCTGGGAAATATTTCCCTTTTCCTTTCAGGAATTTCTCGATTTCAAAGGCATTCAAAGCCAGGGGCCCCTGTCCGCCGGAAAACGTCTGATGATTCAAAAGGCGTTTGGGGAATATTGGGAGACCGGCGGCTTCCCCGAAGTCGCCGGTCTCGGGCGGCGGCTGCGGGTCAAAATCCACCAGGAATACTTTAACGCCATGCTGTTCAGGGATATTGTGGAACGCCATGATATATCCCATCCCAGGGCGGTGGCCGATCTGGCGCGCCGGCTGGTGGACAACGCCGCCTCCCTGTATTCCATCAATCGCCTTGCCGGCTATCTGAAATCCCTCGGGCACAAAGCGCCCAAATCAGCGGTGTCCGACTATCTGTCATGGTTCGAGGACGCCTATGTCCTTTTCACCACCCGGATTTTTGACGCGTCCCAAGCCCGGGCCGCCGCCAACCCGAAAAAAATTTACTGCGTGGATCACGCCCTGGCGACATCCATCAGCTCGGGAATTCTGCTGAACTCGGGTCATCTGCTGGAAAATTTGGTCTTCACGACGCTTCGCCGCCTCTCCCCGGACATCTTTTATTTCAAAAGCAAAAACGGCCGGGAAGTGGACTTCGTGGTCCGGAGACCGGATCGGTCCCCGGCGCTGGTCCAGGTTTGCGAGTCAATGGCGGACCCCAAAACCCGCAAACGGGAAATAAAGGCCCTGGGCGAAGCCATGTCCGAGCTGGGGATCCATTCCGGGACCATTGTGACACGGGGAGAAGAAAGTCAGACGCGGGTGGAATCCGGAGAAATCCGCGTGACGCCCGCATGGCGTTTTCTTCTTGAATGGTCTTGA
- a CDS encoding conserved hypothetical protein (Evidence 4 : Unknown function but conserved in other organisms), which translates to MTTRSAIRNFLVELKWRLVGLLGKLFIDLLFSTIKIESRGLEKVRELIDSRKNVFALWHSRILPFSYLYKGHGSAIMVSASEDGEIIARILERQGQKPVRGSSKKGGMKALEKIVEAMSAESPDPGTVIPDGPQGPRFRVQKGVVLLARRMGRPIVPVTYGAGRGVVFRSWDRFILPLPFTRCRIVYGDPVHVSPDADEDGIELKRKELEKQMRRLTEEVDAHFGHKTP; encoded by the coding sequence ATGACGACTCGATCCGCGATCCGGAATTTTTTAGTCGAGCTTAAATGGCGGCTGGTGGGGCTTTTGGGCAAGCTGTTTATCGATCTGCTTTTTTCGACCATCAAAATCGAATCCCGGGGGCTTGAAAAAGTCCGGGAACTCATTGACTCCAGGAAAAACGTCTTCGCCCTGTGGCATTCCCGGATTCTGCCGTTCAGCTATCTGTACAAGGGCCACGGCTCGGCCATCATGGTGAGCGCCTCCGAGGACGGGGAGATCATCGCCCGGATCCTGGAGCGGCAGGGTCAAAAACCTGTCCGGGGCTCTTCGAAAAAAGGGGGGATGAAGGCGCTGGAGAAAATCGTGGAGGCCATGAGCGCCGAGTCCCCGGACCCCGGGACCGTCATTCCCGACGGCCCCCAGGGCCCCCGCTTCCGGGTTCAGAAAGGGGTGGTCCTCCTGGCCCGAAGAATGGGCCGTCCCATCGTCCCGGTGACTTACGGGGCCGGACGCGGCGTCGTGTTCCGCTCCTGGGACCGCTTTATTCTGCCCCTTCCCTTCACCCGGTGCCGGATCGTGTACGGAGACCCGGTTCATGTGAGCCCGGACGCGGACGAGGACGGGATCGAGTTGAAAAGAAAAGAGCTGGAGAAACAGATGCGCCGGCTCACCGAAGAGGTGGACGCGCATTTTGGCCACAAAACCCCTTAA
- a CDS encoding conserved hypothetical protein (Evidence 4 : Unknown function but conserved in other organisms), with translation MEIATCSRRPVLVPCGLKIADYQVDPYVGCAHHCHYCYALNQAETDWTRKILTHPDIETRLAEALEKIPPQNIYMGYYTDPYQPCEAECLQTRKILESLLEKGFTASILTKSDLVLRDLDLLRRMGKASVSVSVAFSDNRDRERFEADTKDTEDRIEALRKLREAGVKTSALLCPVIPHVTDAAPLIDRLEPLADTIWIYGLNMERRSDRNWRNLKAIFKEFYPDLREEIEEIVFSKDHPFWTRLRRDLEKMRKERGLNLSVHV, from the coding sequence ATGGAGATCGCCACATGTTCCCGCCGACCTGTTCTGGTCCCCTGCGGGCTGAAAATCGCGGATTATCAGGTTGATCCATATGTCGGATGCGCCCACCATTGCCATTACTGCTACGCGCTTAACCAGGCGGAAACGGATTGGACCCGAAAAATCCTGACGCATCCGGACATCGAGACCCGACTGGCGGAAGCGCTTGAAAAAATCCCCCCCCAGAACATCTATATGGGATACTATACCGATCCCTACCAACCCTGCGAGGCCGAATGCCTCCAGACCCGAAAAATTTTAGAATCGCTCCTGGAAAAAGGATTCACCGCGAGCATTCTGACGAAATCAGACCTGGTTCTTCGCGATCTGGACCTGCTGCGGCGCATGGGGAAAGCCTCGGTGAGCGTTTCAGTGGCGTTCAGTGACAACCGCGACCGCGAGCGCTTTGAGGCCGATACCAAAGACACGGAGGACAGAATTGAGGCGCTGCGCAAATTAAGAGAGGCCGGCGTGAAAACGTCCGCTCTCCTGTGCCCGGTCATTCCCCATGTCACGGATGCGGCGCCGCTGATTGACCGACTGGAGCCGCTTGCCGACACTATCTGGATATACGGTCTTAATATGGAGAGACGCTCAGACCGGAACTGGCGAAATCTCAAGGCCATATTCAAAGAATTTTATCCTGATCTGAGAGAAGAAATAGAAGAAATCGTTTTTTCAAAAGACCATCCATTCTGGACGCGACTCAGGCGGGACCTGGAAAAGATGCGGAAGGAGAGGGGACTGAACTTAAGCGTTCATGTGTAG
- a CDS encoding UDP-N-acetyl-D-glucosamine dehydrogenase has product MKTLRVAVIGAGYLGKFHAEKYAGMPHVDLVGVADLDPAAADEVAARFGAKSYSDHRKLLGKVDAASVVTSTPAHFEVSRDFLANGAHLLIEKPITENLDQARELMDIAEKNGRIIQTGHIERFNPVTRALRRIADGPFLFEARRMSRFKERAADVSVILDMMIHDIDIALALANSPVRDIRASGAPVATDRIDMAMARIEFENGCAAHLAAGRVAESDSRTMTVFQKDAYIQADFGNREMTVFKSGAPPEGVDAGRPPGDWDLPGMEGRTLSFEKADALKDELESFIEAIRTKKSPEVTGRMGAEALEIALIITDRIHESLPAAGKRTLK; this is encoded by the coding sequence ATGAAAACACTCCGAGTCGCCGTCATCGGCGCCGGGTATCTGGGAAAGTTCCACGCTGAGAAATACGCGGGCATGCCCCACGTGGATCTGGTGGGGGTGGCCGACCTTGACCCGGCCGCCGCTGATGAGGTCGCGGCCCGTTTTGGCGCGAAATCATATTCGGATCACCGTAAGCTTCTGGGAAAGGTGGACGCGGCCAGCGTGGTCACCTCCACCCCCGCGCATTTTGAGGTGAGCCGGGATTTTCTGGCCAACGGCGCCCATCTGCTCATTGAAAAACCCATCACCGAAAACCTGGATCAGGCCCGGGAGCTGATGGACATCGCGGAAAAGAACGGCCGGATCATCCAGACCGGCCACATCGAGCGGTTCAATCCCGTGACCCGGGCGCTGCGCCGAATCGCGGACGGCCCCTTCCTGTTTGAGGCGCGGCGGATGAGCCGGTTCAAGGAAAGGGCCGCCGATGTGAGCGTGATTCTGGATATGATGATCCATGACATCGACATCGCGCTGGCGCTGGCCAACTCCCCGGTCCGGGACATCCGGGCCTCGGGCGCCCCGGTGGCCACGGACCGCATTGATATGGCCATGGCCCGGATCGAGTTTGAAAACGGATGCGCGGCCCATCTCGCGGCCGGGCGCGTCGCCGAGTCGGACAGCCGGACCATGACGGTGTTTCAAAAAGACGCCTATATTCAGGCGGATTTCGGAAACCGGGAAATGACGGTGTTCAAATCAGGCGCCCCGCCCGAGGGCGTGGACGCGGGCCGGCCCCCCGGGGACTGGGACCTTCCGGGCATGGAGGGCCGGACCCTGTCTTTTGAAAAAGCCGACGCGCTCAAAGACGAGCTGGAGTCTTTCATTGAGGCGATTCGGACAAAAAAATCCCCTGAGGTCACCGGCCGCATGGGCGCCGAGGCGCTTGAAATCGCCCTGATCATCACGGACCGCATACACGAAAGCCTTCCGGCCGCCGGAAAGAGGACTTTAAAATGA
- the lpxA gene encoding UDP-N-acetylglucosamine acetyltransferase (Evidence 2a : Function from experimental evidences in other organisms; PubMedId : 3277952, 7481807; Product type e : enzyme): MNQRNNPLVHKTAIVDPGAEIHPGVEIGPYSIVREHVSIGENTVIGPHAVIEPFVTVGPDCRIFQYASIGAAPQAVKFKGEKTYVKIGARTIVREFVTIHRGTEFGGGVTEVGEENFLMAYSHIAHDCKIGHKVIMANNATLAGHITIGDHVTIGGLVAIHQFVNIGDHAYVGGKSAIVKDIPPYVIASGDRARLHGLNSVGLKRIGMSQSAISMLKKTYRIVFRIGLTMNEAIERVQAEVEQIPEVVAFIRFLQSSSRGVTR, from the coding sequence ATGAATCAAAGAAACAACCCCCTGGTGCACAAGACCGCCATTGTGGATCCCGGCGCGGAAATTCATCCGGGCGTTGAAATCGGCCCCTATTCCATTGTCCGGGAGCATGTGTCCATTGGGGAAAACACGGTGATCGGCCCCCACGCGGTCATTGAGCCCTTTGTGACCGTCGGGCCGGATTGCCGGATATTTCAATACGCCTCCATCGGCGCCGCGCCCCAGGCGGTGAAGTTCAAAGGGGAGAAGACCTATGTGAAAATCGGCGCCCGAACCATTGTCCGGGAATTCGTGACCATTCACAGGGGCACGGAATTCGGCGGCGGGGTCACCGAGGTGGGGGAGGAGAACTTTTTAATGGCCTATTCCCATATCGCCCACGACTGCAAAATAGGCCACAAGGTCATCATGGCCAACAACGCCACCCTGGCGGGCCATATCACCATCGGGGATCATGTCACCATCGGGGGCCTGGTGGCCATCCACCAGTTTGTCAACATCGGGGACCACGCCTATGTGGGCGGAAAGTCCGCCATTGTCAAAGACATTCCCCCCTATGTCATCGCGTCCGGGGACCGGGCCAGGCTGCACGGGCTCAACTCGGTGGGCCTGAAACGGATCGGGATGTCCCAAAGCGCCATATCCATGCTCAAAAAGACCTACCGGATTGTGTTCAGGATCGGTTTGACCATGAACGAGGCCATTGAAAGGGTTCAGGCGGAGGTGGAGCAGATTCCGGAAGTCGTGGCCTTTATCCGTTTTCTTCAGTCCTCCAGCCGGGGGGTCACCCGTTAG
- a CDS encoding Glycosyl transferase, with translation MKLSVVIPAYNEEDRIVHTLERSRAFLEGRPYSSEIIVVSDGSSDDTVAVANDFSPGKNVSIQALEYHPNQGKGYATRYGMLRASGDLIMFMDADYSVPMEMADTAMDLIRRGHDIAIASRAVSGAVVTSGQGFFRALSGKMYTLIQNLHLGISYKDTQCGFKMFTRTAARTLFSQSLLNSVIFDPEILWLAKKKGFKTAEFPVTWTHHEDSRIQYDSVGKFLFIFQELFSIKKRHSKPS, from the coding sequence GTGAAGCTTTCTGTTGTCATACCGGCGTATAACGAAGAGGACCGCATTGTCCACACCCTTGAGCGCTCCCGGGCCTTCCTGGAGGGGCGGCCGTATTCATCAGAGATCATTGTGGTGAGCGACGGAAGCTCGGATGACACCGTGGCGGTGGCAAACGATTTTTCCCCGGGGAAAAATGTGTCCATCCAGGCCCTGGAGTACCATCCCAACCAGGGCAAAGGATACGCGACACGTTATGGCATGCTTCGGGCCTCCGGGGATTTGATCATGTTCATGGACGCCGATTATTCGGTGCCCATGGAAATGGCGGACACGGCCATGGATCTGATCCGCCGGGGACACGACATCGCCATCGCCTCCCGGGCCGTTTCCGGAGCCGTGGTGACTTCGGGCCAGGGTTTTTTTCGGGCGCTTTCAGGCAAAATGTACACCCTGATCCAGAACCTTCACTTAGGGATTTCATACAAAGACACCCAGTGCGGATTCAAAATGTTCACCCGGACAGCGGCCCGGACCCTTTTTTCCCAAAGCCTTTTAAACAGCGTCATATTCGATCCCGAGATTTTGTGGCTGGCCAAAAAAAAGGGTTTTAAGACGGCGGAGTTCCCGGTCACCTGGACCCATCACGAGGATTCCCGGATTCAGTACGACAGCGTCGGGAAATTTCTTTTTATCTTTCAGGAGCTTTTTTCCATTAAAAAAAGGCATTCCAAACCGTCGTGA
- the lpxB gene encoding Lipid-A-disaccharide synthase: MKSAGTVMVIAGESSGDHHAARLVRAMDQKRDGLFFCGIGGPALEKEGVRLVFDAALMSVVGVTEVFGALSHILKGFAAARRLLKSLRPDLLILVDFPDFNLRVAATAKKLGVPVLYYISPQVWAWRRGRIKKIARRVDHMAVIFPFEAVLYEERGVPVTFVGHPFLDEPGAPAPRPLPDRPENGRRILGLLPGSRGKEIERHLPVMMGAARLLEEKFRKDGRPAPEFVISLAPGVKRDFMDAVVARGPASGRFHIDESGAGSVLEKSDFVIAVSGTVTLETALSRTPHVIIYKISPVSHWVAKALVRVEHIGIANHIAASPVVPELIQTDATPEKIAAVAHGALTDPDRLRKAAEALGGIRDAMGGPGASERAAKIALEMMK, from the coding sequence ATGAAGTCCGCCGGGACCGTCATGGTCATCGCCGGGGAATCCTCCGGGGACCATCACGCCGCGAGGCTGGTCCGGGCCATGGACCAAAAAAGAGACGGGCTTTTTTTTTGCGGCATCGGCGGCCCGGCCCTTGAAAAAGAGGGGGTCCGCCTGGTTTTTGACGCCGCTTTGATGTCGGTGGTGGGCGTCACCGAGGTCTTCGGGGCGCTGTCCCACATTCTGAAAGGATTCGCCGCGGCCCGGCGCCTTTTGAAGAGTCTGCGTCCGGACCTTTTGATCCTGGTGGATTTTCCTGATTTCAATCTCAGGGTGGCGGCGACGGCCAAAAAACTGGGGGTCCCGGTCCTTTATTACATCAGTCCCCAGGTCTGGGCATGGCGGCGGGGACGGATCAAAAAAATCGCCAGGCGGGTGGATCACATGGCTGTGATTTTTCCCTTTGAGGCCGTCCTGTATGAGGAGCGCGGGGTCCCGGTCACCTTTGTGGGGCATCCCTTTCTGGACGAGCCGGGCGCCCCGGCCCCCCGGCCCCTTCCCGACAGGCCCGAAAACGGGCGCCGGATCCTGGGGCTTTTGCCGGGGTCCCGGGGAAAAGAAATCGAAAGGCATCTGCCCGTCATGATGGGCGCGGCCCGGCTTCTGGAGGAAAAATTCAGAAAAGACGGGCGTCCGGCCCCGGAGTTCGTCATTTCCCTGGCCCCGGGAGTGAAACGGGATTTTATGGACGCCGTTGTGGCCCGGGGCCCGGCGTCCGGGCGTTTTCATATAGACGAATCCGGCGCGGGATCGGTTTTGGAAAAAAGCGATTTCGTCATCGCCGTGTCGGGAACCGTGACCCTGGAAACGGCCCTGTCCCGGACGCCCCATGTCATTATTTACAAAATTTCACCGGTGAGCCACTGGGTGGCCAAGGCCCTGGTCCGGGTGGAGCACATCGGCATCGCCAACCACATCGCGGCCTCCCCGGTGGTTCCCGAGCTGATTCAAACGGACGCCACGCCGGAAAAGATCGCGGCCGTCGCCCACGGCGCCCTCACAGACCCGGACCGGCTTCGAAAGGCCGCGGAGGCGCTGGGGGGGATCCGGGACGCCATGGGAGGCCCCGGGGCCTCGGAGCGCGCGGCGAAAATCGCTTTGGAGATGATGAAATGA